One stretch of Pseudomonadota bacterium DNA includes these proteins:
- a CDS encoding fibronectin type III domain-containing protein, with protein MQGYKHTVTIGRTLAIVSLLALLSACGGGGSVTDGATSGISSTTTNSGSTGSTGGSTTTASGSATGNFTLSWTAPVARTDGTPLALSEIAGYRVHYGTSRGNYQNHINITDGSLQSATLSGVPVGTYYVTMSTYDANGLESNYSSPVIKQVL; from the coding sequence ATGCAAGGCTACAAGCATACAGTCACAATTGGACGCACCCTGGCAATTGTCAGTTTACTGGCGCTGCTTAGCGCCTGCGGTGGCGGCGGCAGCGTCACCGATGGCGCGACTTCTGGCATCAGCAGCACGACGACCAATTCCGGAAGTACCGGCTCCACGGGCGGCAGCACGACGACGGCATCCGGCTCCGCCACCGGCAACTTTACCCTGTCCTGGACCGCCCCGGTTGCCCGCACCGACGGTACCCCGCTGGCCCTGTCCGAGATCGCCGGCTATCGCGTCCATTACGGGACGAGCCGCGGTAATTACCAGAATCACATCAATATCACCGATGGAAGCCTGCAATCCGCGACCCTGAGCGGCGTCCCTGTCGGCACCTATTACGTCACCATGAGCACGTACGATGCCAACGGACTGGAAAGCAACTACTCCTCGCCCGTGATCAAGCAGGTTCTGTAA
- a CDS encoding Mut7-C RNAse domain-containing protein: protein MAEVILRFYEELNDFLAPALRRRDIVHDCRRRTSVKDMIESFGVPHTEVDLILVNGVSVDFSRIVQAGDRISVYPVFEAVDISPLIRLRPAPLRTPRFVADVNLGRLARYLRLLGFDCRYANDLTDAEVARISVDESRIVLTRDRALLQQRIITHGYFVRADQPRAQVREVLERLDLYRQVQPFTRCTRCNGVLEQVDKQAVAAALQPKTRRYYDDFRRCTGCGQIYWKGSHFERAMRLVAALGREPAGSGEQRQAPRLEDLSPNST from the coding sequence ATGGCTGAGGTCATCCTGCGCTTCTACGAGGAGCTGAACGATTTTCTGGCACCGGCATTGCGCCGGCGGGACATCGTGCACGACTGCCGGCGGCGTACGTCGGTAAAGGACATGATCGAATCCTTCGGTGTGCCGCATACCGAGGTAGACCTCATTCTGGTCAACGGCGTCTCGGTGGACTTCTCCCGCATCGTCCAGGCCGGTGACAGGATCAGCGTCTACCCGGTGTTCGAGGCCGTGGATATCAGTCCGCTCATCCGTCTGCGCCCCGCGCCCCTGCGGACGCCACGCTTCGTGGCGGACGTCAACCTGGGTCGGTTGGCGCGCTATCTGCGTCTGCTGGGCTTCGATTGTCGCTATGCCAATGACCTGACCGACGCCGAGGTCGCACGCATATCGGTGGACGAGTCGCGTATCGTGCTCACACGCGACCGCGCCCTGCTGCAGCAGCGTATCATCACCCATGGTTATTTCGTGCGTGCCGACCAACCGCGCGCGCAGGTGCGCGAGGTGCTGGAACGGCTGGACCTGTACCGCCAGGTGCAGCCCTTTACCCGCTGCACCCGCTGCAACGGTGTCCTGGAGCAGGTTGACAAGCAGGCCGTGGCGGCCGCGCTGCAGCCGAAGACACGGAGGTATTACGATGACTTCAGACGTTGCACCGGCTGCGGGCAGATCTACTGGAAGGGCAGCCATTTCGAGCGTGCCATGCGACTGGTCGCGGCGCTCGGGCGGGAGCCGGCCGGATCGGGTGAGCAGCGCCAAGCGCCGCGGTTGGAGGATCTGTCACCTAACTCCACCTGA
- the ppk2 gene encoding polyphosphate kinase 2 produces MSDTHASALAELAAGRETPALASKKEIKSLGKQQIFSDANYPYTTKMGRDEYEAAKQELQIELLKMQGWVKETGQRIVILCEGRDAAGKGGTIKRFMEHLNPRGARVVALEKPTEEEKGEWYFQRYVKHLPTAGEIVLFDRSWYNRAGVERVMGFCSSGEYLEFMRQAPELERMLVRSGIKLFKLWFSVSRNEQFRRFQARRHDPLKQWKLSPIDMASLDKWQNYTEAKEAMFFYTDTADAPWTVVKSDCKKRARINAMRHVLNNLEYPNKNAQVAIAPDRLIVGSAKHIYESGEHYLESSPLEQSEKDKKD; encoded by the coding sequence ATGAGCGATACACATGCCAGCGCACTCGCGGAACTCGCGGCAGGCAGGGAGACACCTGCGCTCGCGTCAAAAAAGGAGATCAAGAGTCTCGGCAAGCAGCAGATCTTCTCCGACGCCAATTATCCCTACACGACCAAGATGGGCCGGGACGAATATGAAGCGGCCAAGCAGGAACTGCAGATCGAGCTGCTCAAGATGCAGGGCTGGGTCAAGGAAACCGGCCAGCGCATCGTCATTCTCTGCGAAGGCCGTGACGCGGCCGGCAAGGGCGGCACCATCAAGCGTTTCATGGAACACCTGAATCCACGCGGTGCACGCGTGGTCGCCCTGGAAAAACCGACCGAGGAGGAAAAGGGCGAGTGGTACTTCCAGCGCTACGTCAAGCATCTCCCCACCGCAGGCGAGATCGTTCTGTTCGACCGCTCCTGGTACAATCGCGCCGGCGTCGAGCGTGTGATGGGCTTCTGTTCTTCCGGCGAATACCTCGAATTCATGCGCCAGGCGCCGGAACTGGAACGCATGCTGGTGCGCTCGGGAATCAAGCTGTTCAAGCTGTGGTTTTCGGTGAGCCGCAACGAGCAGTTCCGACGCTTCCAGGCACGCCGTCACGACCCGCTGAAACAGTGGAAACTCAGTCCGATCGACATGGCCTCGCTGGACAAGTGGCAGAACTACACCGAGGCCAAGGAAGCGATGTTCTTCTACACGGACACCGCCGACGCGCCCTGGACCGTAGTCAAGTCGGATTGCAAGAAGCGCGCCCGTATCAACGCCATGCGGCACGTGCTCAATAACCTGGAGTACCCGAACAAGAACGCCCAGGTCGCCATCGCACCGGATCGGCTGATTGTCGGCTCGGCGAAACACATCTACGAATCGGGTGAGCATTATCTGGAAAGCAGCCCGCTGGAACAGAGCGAAAAGGACAAAAAGGATTAG
- a CDS encoding MoxR family ATPase, translated as MDSSALDCVRKHLSSRVIGQHSLIDSMLICLISEGHLLVEGMPGLAKTTAVKALAEAIEGDYHRIQFTPDLLPSDLIGTDIYRHEKGEFVFRAGPLFHNILLADEVNRAPAKVQSALLEAMGEHQVTVGMKTYRLPDLFMVLATQNPIEQEGTYNLPEAQLDRFLMHVWVDYPNREEELAILELDMNQQLTAPKAPETVLSQAELFKVREDAARLYLDPKLNNYIVDLVQASRHPEAYDDSLRRWCRFGASPRATIALARCARARAWLDGDDYVAPQHIQAVAPDVLRHRILLTFEGEAEGVTSDQFIKRLLEVVAIP; from the coding sequence ATGGATTCCTCAGCGCTCGACTGTGTCCGCAAGCACCTCTCCAGCCGCGTCATCGGACAGCACAGCCTCATCGACAGCATGCTTATCTGCCTGATCAGCGAAGGCCATCTGCTGGTCGAGGGCATGCCGGGCCTGGCCAAGACGACTGCGGTCAAGGCGCTGGCCGAGGCGATCGAGGGGGATTATCACCGCATCCAGTTCACGCCGGATCTGCTGCCATCCGACCTGATCGGTACCGACATCTACCGTCACGAAAAGGGCGAATTCGTCTTCCGCGCCGGGCCGCTGTTTCACAACATCCTGCTCGCGGACGAGGTCAACCGCGCGCCGGCCAAGGTTCAGTCTGCCCTGCTGGAGGCCATGGGTGAGCACCAGGTCACGGTCGGTATGAAAACCTACCGGCTGCCGGACCTGTTCATGGTGCTGGCGACCCAGAACCCGATCGAGCAGGAAGGCACCTACAACCTGCCGGAAGCCCAGCTGGACCGTTTCCTGATGCATGTCTGGGTGGATTATCCGAACCGGGAAGAGGAACTGGCCATCCTCGAGCTGGACATGAACCAGCAATTGACCGCGCCGAAAGCACCCGAGACAGTCCTCAGTCAGGCCGAACTCTTCAAGGTGCGCGAGGATGCGGCCAGGCTCTATCTCGATCCCAAGCTGAACAACTATATCGTCGACCTCGTGCAAGCCAGCCGCCATCCCGAGGCTTACGACGACAGCCTCAGGCGCTGGTGCCGGTTTGGCGCCTCGCCACGCGCAACCATCGCCCTGGCCCGCTGCGCCAGGGCCCGCGCCTGGCTGGACGGCGACGATTACGTCGCCCCCCAGCACATTCAGGCCGTGGCGCCGGACGTCCTGCGGCACCGCATCCTGCTGACCTTCGAGGGCGAAGCCGAAGGCGTGACCAGCGACCAGTTCATCAAGCGTCTGCTGGAGGTCGTGGCAATACCGTGA
- a CDS encoding VWA domain-containing protein — protein sequence MYADKSLLPHLLGRTEISVVTQWRRYAHWALLWSLLVLAMAGPRWDFTDVQLFRPGTNLVVLVDLSRSMDVRDVQPSRIARAQQELADLLDHNRGIRIGVIGFASIAQVVSPVTEDMNGIRRVLPALDTSLVQLPGSRLTYALERAGELLAGQPQDSVNSLLIITDGDFEEPGLEQQLREFAQRGVRTHILGIGTPEGDAVPGEREGMWLSDRRGQPVVSALNEALLKTLAKAGNGDYLRADYRQDDTDSILAEVKAQALPGRDLNERTRVWNERFYWLAGLALLLMLPLFRRTLPGFQVRRS from the coding sequence TTGTATGCGGACAAGAGCCTGCTGCCGCACCTGCTGGGTCGCACCGAAATATCCGTTGTGACACAGTGGCGGCGTTACGCACACTGGGCCCTGTTATGGTCGCTGCTGGTACTGGCCATGGCCGGCCCCCGCTGGGACTTCACCGACGTGCAGCTGTTCCGCCCGGGCACCAACCTGGTCGTACTGGTCGACCTGTCGCGCTCCATGGATGTTCGTGACGTACAGCCCTCGCGCATTGCGCGCGCGCAGCAGGAACTGGCTGACCTGCTCGATCACAACCGCGGCATACGTATCGGCGTCATCGGTTTTGCATCGATTGCCCAGGTCGTATCACCCGTGACGGAAGATATGAACGGGATCCGCCGCGTGCTGCCGGCGCTGGACACCAGCTTGGTACAGCTGCCGGGCAGCCGCTTGACGTATGCGCTCGAACGCGCCGGGGAACTGCTGGCCGGACAACCGCAGGACAGCGTCAACTCACTGCTGATCATCACCGATGGCGACTTCGAGGAACCCGGCCTGGAACAGCAGCTGCGCGAATTTGCGCAGCGCGGGGTGCGCACCCACATCCTCGGCATCGGCACGCCGGAGGGAGATGCGGTGCCTGGCGAACGTGAGGGCATGTGGCTCAGTGATCGCCGCGGTCAACCGGTCGTCTCGGCGCTCAACGAAGCGCTGCTCAAGACGCTGGCCAAGGCCGGGAATGGCGATTACCTGCGCGCCGATTACCGCCAGGACGATACCGACAGCATCCTCGCCGAAGTGAAGGCGCAGGCATTGCCCGGTCGGGATCTGAATGAACGTACCCGCGTTTGGAACGAACGCTTCTACTGGCTCGCGGGGCTGGCGCTGCTGCTGATGCTGCCGCTGTTTCGCCGTACCCTGCCCGGTTTCCAGGTGCGCCGCTCATGA
- a CDS encoding DUF4381 domain-containing protein, producing MLNSGTAVLRDIHDLDAIPWWPLAPGWWLLIGLLALLLATAGLRYWLRYSGFMPGWRGDARRQLRALQKSLRREEPRDVAGRLSTLLRRIAMARVGRRQAAGLSGDRWLSWLEEHDSTGFNWTRRGRILLHAPYMPPARAVERKEVARLVSAARRWVDAVTPADRKPGIPWRERLASYGLGRRSRHHV from the coding sequence ATGTTGAACTCCGGCACTGCAGTACTGCGCGACATTCACGACCTCGATGCCATCCCATGGTGGCCACTGGCGCCCGGCTGGTGGCTTCTGATCGGCCTGCTGGCGTTATTACTGGCAACAGCCGGCCTGCGCTACTGGCTGCGTTACAGTGGTTTTATGCCGGGCTGGCGCGGGGATGCACGCCGGCAACTGCGGGCGCTGCAGAAGTCCCTGCGCCGGGAAGAACCACGTGATGTCGCTGGCCGCCTGTCCACTCTGCTGCGTCGTATCGCCATGGCGCGTGTCGGCAGACGCCAGGCCGCCGGTCTGTCCGGCGACCGCTGGCTCAGCTGGCTCGAGGAACACGACAGCACCGGCTTCAACTGGACCCGGCGCGGGCGCATTCTGCTGCACGCCCCGTACATGCCCCCGGCACGCGCAGTGGAACGCAAGGAAGTGGCTCGACTGGTCAGTGCAGCCAGGCGCTGGGTCGATGCAGTTACGCCCGCAGACCGCAAACCGGGAATCCCGTGGCGCGAGCGGCTTGCCAGTTATGGGCTCGGACGCCGGAGCAGACATCATGTTTAG
- the polX gene encoding DNA polymerase/3'-5' exonuclease PolX, with protein sequence MPVHNADIAAMFEEIADLLEIRNENPFRVRAYRNAARQLQGMGVPVAEMLARGDDLTELPGIGTDLAGRIADIVATGKCRMLDTLHRQVPHSVTELLKIRGLGPKRVRLLYQELEVRTLEQLARAARDGRIRELPGFGAKTEQAILDAVSRQVRAQPRIKLAVAAQYAEPLRAWLEQIPGVQQAVVAGSYRRARETVGDLDILVAAADGSVMEHVVAYDEVDKVLASGTTRATLLLRSGLQVDVRVVETACFGAALQYFTGSREHNIALRRLAQERGLKISEYGVFRGRRRTAGSTEASVYRSVGLPWIEPELREDRGELEAARAGKLPKLVTRADLRGDLHAHTQATDGHNTLREMAVAAHSAGLEYLAITEHSRRLTVAHGLDPARLRKQGHEIDRLNDQLEGITLLKGVEVDILEDGSLDLPDTVLGELDLVIGAVHSNFRLSRAQQTERILRAMDRPHFTLLAHPTGRLLDTREPYDVDMPRIIRKARERGCFLELNAHPERLDLLDVYCQMAREEGVLVAINSDAHGTGDFANLDYGVGQARRGWLERRDVLNSRTLRQLRPLLRRTMSS encoded by the coding sequence ATGCCAGTTCACAATGCCGATATCGCCGCGATGTTCGAGGAAATCGCCGATCTGCTCGAGATCCGCAACGAAAATCCGTTCCGGGTGCGCGCCTACCGCAACGCCGCGCGTCAGCTGCAGGGTATGGGCGTGCCGGTGGCGGAGATGCTGGCGCGGGGCGATGACCTGACCGAACTGCCTGGTATCGGTACCGATCTCGCCGGCCGCATCGCGGATATCGTTGCTACCGGCAAGTGCCGGATGCTGGATACGCTGCATCGGCAGGTACCGCATTCCGTCACCGAGCTGCTGAAGATTCGCGGCCTGGGCCCGAAACGGGTACGCCTGCTGTACCAGGAACTGGAGGTGCGCACACTGGAACAGCTGGCGCGAGCCGCCCGCGACGGCCGCATCCGCGAATTGCCGGGATTCGGCGCCAAGACCGAGCAGGCCATACTCGATGCTGTCTCCAGGCAGGTGCGGGCACAGCCGCGTATCAAGCTGGCCGTGGCCGCGCAGTACGCCGAGCCGCTACGCGCATGGCTCGAACAGATCCCGGGCGTGCAGCAGGCGGTCGTGGCCGGCAGCTATCGCCGTGCCCGCGAGACGGTCGGTGATCTCGACATCCTGGTCGCGGCGGCGGATGGTTCTGTCATGGAGCACGTCGTCGCCTACGATGAAGTCGACAAGGTGCTGGCCAGCGGCACCACGCGCGCCACGCTGCTGCTGCGCTCCGGTTTGCAGGTGGATGTCCGTGTCGTGGAGACGGCCTGTTTCGGCGCCGCCCTGCAGTATTTCACCGGATCACGCGAGCACAATATCGCCTTGCGCCGGCTGGCGCAGGAGCGAGGACTGAAAATCAGCGAGTACGGCGTATTCCGGGGCCGGCGCCGCACGGCAGGCAGCACCGAGGCGTCGGTGTATCGCAGTGTCGGTCTGCCCTGGATCGAGCCGGAGCTGCGCGAGGACCGCGGCGAGCTGGAGGCGGCGCGTGCGGGCAAGCTGCCGAAGCTGGTGACCCGGGCCGATCTGCGGGGCGACCTGCATGCGCACACGCAAGCCACGGATGGGCATAACACCCTGCGCGAGATGGCAGTGGCGGCGCATTCGGCCGGCCTGGAATACCTCGCGATCACGGAACATTCACGCCGTCTTACGGTGGCGCATGGCCTGGATCCCGCGCGCCTGCGCAAGCAGGGACACGAGATCGACCGCCTGAACGATCAGCTGGAGGGCATAACGCTGCTGAAGGGCGTGGAGGTGGATATCCTGGAAGACGGCAGTCTCGACCTGCCGGATACGGTGCTGGGTGAACTGGATCTGGTGATCGGTGCGGTGCACAGCAATTTCCGGCTGTCGCGTGCGCAGCAGACGGAACGCATCCTGCGTGCCATGGACCGTCCCCATTTCACGCTGCTTGCGCATCCCACGGGACGGTTGCTCGATACCCGCGAGCCGTACGATGTCGACATGCCGAGGATCATCCGCAAGGCGCGCGAGCGCGGTTGTTTCCTGGAGCTCAACGCCCATCCGGAACGGCTGGACCTGCTGGATGTGTACTGCCAGATGGCGCGCGAGGAGGGTGTGCTCGTGGCGATCAACTCCGACGCCCACGGCACGGGTGATTTCGCGAATCTCGATTACGGTGTCGGGCAGGCGCGGCGCGGCTGGCTGGAACGACGGGACGTACTCAACAGCCGTACGCTGCGCCAGCTGCGGCCGTTGCTGCGACGTACGATGTCATCCTAG
- a CDS encoding phosphatase: MYQTDHAQAMTDRFRELVEQSGDSLPDNHYDELKLIIEAGLDTALAETMDAIVGKLNALAHDIQHNADFFD; this comes from the coding sequence ATGTACCAAACCGACCATGCCCAGGCCATGACCGACCGTTTCCGCGAACTGGTTGAACAGTCCGGCGACAGCCTGCCCGACAATCATTACGACGAACTGAAACTGATTATCGAGGCCGGTCTTGATACCGCACTGGCGGAGACGATGGATGCCATCGTCGGCAAGCTGAATGCCCTGGCCCATGATATCCAGCACAACGCTGATTTCTTCGACTGA
- a CDS encoding RtcB family protein: MDPGLFSRHTEYLWEIDPHGAMRVPAVIYADEALIRAMDHKVYEQVCNVAMLPGIVATSYAMPDAHWGYGFPIGGVAAFDAAAGGVVSAGGVGFDISCGVRCLTTGLRHDAVMAVQRPLADALFRDIPAGLGSSGSIRLNPAQMDAMLMGGARWAVAQGYGVAADLARTEEQGCMAGAQPDCVSEHAKQRQRDEMGTLGSGNHYLEVQHIVQVYDEDAARIMGLRTGEVVVSIHCGSRGLGHQIGTEFLKRMVMAAAQFGITLPDRELACAPIDSPIGRDYLGAMRAGINCALANRQILTHLVRGVFARVLPAADLELLYDVSHNTCKLEEHVVDGRARSLHVHRKGATRAFGPGHPAVPDALRAAGQPVLIGGSMGTASYVLAGTRAGEALSWSSACHGAGRAMSRHQACKTWRGRQVIDELAARGILVRSPTGRGVAEEAPGAYKDVTAVVAAAAAAGLARKVARLEPLVCIKG; encoded by the coding sequence ATGGATCCGGGACTCTTCAGCCGGCATACCGAATACCTCTGGGAGATCGACCCGCACGGCGCCATGCGCGTACCGGCGGTCATCTATGCGGACGAGGCGCTCATCCGCGCCATGGACCACAAGGTCTATGAACAGGTCTGCAACGTGGCGATGCTGCCCGGCATCGTAGCGACCTCCTATGCCATGCCCGATGCGCACTGGGGCTACGGCTTTCCAATTGGCGGTGTCGCGGCATTCGATGCGGCTGCGGGCGGCGTGGTCTCGGCCGGGGGCGTGGGTTTCGATATCTCCTGCGGGGTGCGCTGTCTGACCACCGGCCTGCGGCACGATGCGGTCATGGCGGTGCAGCGACCGCTGGCAGATGCACTCTTCCGCGACATACCCGCCGGCCTCGGCAGCAGCGGCTCGATCAGACTGAATCCTGCGCAGATGGATGCCATGCTGATGGGCGGTGCCCGCTGGGCGGTGGCGCAGGGCTATGGTGTGGCTGCAGACCTGGCCCGCACCGAGGAGCAGGGTTGCATGGCCGGGGCGCAACCGGATTGCGTTTCCGAACATGCCAAGCAGCGCCAGCGCGACGAGATGGGCACGCTGGGCAGTGGCAACCATTATCTGGAAGTACAGCACATCGTGCAGGTCTACGACGAGGATGCGGCCCGGATCATGGGGCTGCGTACGGGCGAGGTGGTGGTGAGTATTCACTGCGGTTCGCGTGGTCTCGGTCACCAGATCGGCACCGAGTTCCTGAAACGCATGGTCATGGCTGCAGCGCAATTCGGCATCACGTTGCCGGACCGGGAACTGGCCTGTGCGCCGATCGATTCGCCCATCGGCCGCGATTATCTCGGTGCCATGCGTGCCGGTATCAACTGCGCGTTGGCCAACCGGCAGATCCTGACCCACCTGGTACGCGGGGTGTTCGCGCGGGTATTGCCAGCCGCGGACCTGGAACTGCTGTACGACGTCTCGCACAATACCTGCAAGCTCGAGGAGCACGTCGTGGACGGGCGCGCACGCAGCCTGCACGTGCACCGCAAGGGTGCCACGCGGGCATTCGGGCCGGGGCACCCCGCAGTGCCAGATGCGCTGCGAGCCGCCGGTCAGCCGGTGTTGATCGGCGGCTCGATGGGGACTGCCTCCTATGTGCTGGCCGGCACCCGCGCCGGCGAGGCACTCTCCTGGAGTTCCGCCTGCCACGGTGCGGGCCGCGCCATGAGCCGGCACCAGGCCTGCAAGACCTGGCGCGGCCGGCAGGTCATCGACGAACTGGCCGCGCGCGGTATCCTGGTCCGCAGCCCGACGGGACGCGGCGTCGCCGAGGAGGCGCCGGGCGCCTACAAGGACGTGACCGCGGTCGTGGCGGCGGCCGCTGCCGCCGGGCTGGCGCGCAAGGTGGCGCGGCTGGAGCCGCTGGTGTGCATCAAGGGCTAG
- a CDS encoding VWA domain-containing protein, which produces MFSFHWPWAALLLPLPLLVRWFWPRPHGATDAYTHADSSTLLHPALGRLASTFVAARSLTHAGSRLMIILLALAWIALVTAVMQPQWLEPYTEIRTEGYDLMLAVDTSRSMEALDFTVDNRQVTRMAVIKGVLERFIKARDGDRIGIVVFGSQAFVLSPMTQDLQALQTLLDSVVARMAGDGTAIGDAIALGVKKLRERPEGSRVLILVTDGENTEGSMPPDIAAKLAAHEGIRIYTIGVGSKGLVPFIENGQMTQVKMEIDEDLLTEVAGTTGGAYFRATDSGALERSTSRSTHWKNQGGSPHRHAAATAVPLAAGSGAAAAVPTGTVPKRHPASLVHEARPWLNSCPPSTSANRPGSGRYCCAFRSQPGYSLPATLAVPMNG; this is translated from the coding sequence ATGTTTAGTTTCCACTGGCCCTGGGCCGCGCTGCTGCTGCCGCTGCCGCTGCTGGTGCGCTGGTTCTGGCCGCGGCCGCATGGCGCAACCGACGCCTACACCCACGCCGACAGTTCCACGCTGCTGCACCCTGCGCTGGGCCGGCTGGCTTCCACCTTCGTCGCCGCACGCTCGCTCACCCATGCCGGCAGCCGTCTCATGATCATCCTCCTGGCGCTGGCGTGGATCGCGCTGGTCACGGCCGTCATGCAGCCGCAATGGCTGGAGCCCTACACCGAAATCCGCACCGAAGGCTATGACCTGATGCTGGCGGTCGACACCTCGCGTTCGATGGAGGCCCTGGACTTCACGGTTGACAACCGTCAGGTCACGCGCATGGCAGTTATCAAGGGCGTGCTCGAACGCTTCATCAAGGCACGCGACGGCGATCGTATCGGGATTGTCGTGTTCGGCAGCCAGGCTTTCGTACTGTCGCCGATGACCCAGGACCTGCAGGCACTGCAGACGCTGCTGGACAGCGTCGTGGCACGCATGGCCGGCGACGGTACAGCCATCGGCGACGCGATCGCGCTCGGCGTCAAGAAGCTGCGCGAACGCCCGGAAGGATCGCGCGTGCTGATACTGGTCACGGATGGCGAGAATACCGAAGGCAGCATGCCTCCTGACATCGCTGCCAAGCTTGCCGCGCACGAAGGCATCCGCATCTACACCATCGGGGTCGGCAGCAAGGGCCTGGTACCGTTCATAGAGAACGGACAGATGACACAGGTCAAGATGGAAATCGACGAGGATCTGCTGACAGAAGTGGCCGGCACAACAGGCGGCGCCTATTTCCGCGCCACGGACAGCGGCGCGCTGGAAAGATCTACGAGCAGATCGACGCACTGGAAAAACCAAGGCGGAAGCCCGCACCGTCATGCTGCCGCAACCGCTGTACCGCTGGCCGCTGGGTCTGGCGCTGCTGCTGCTGTTCCTACTGGGACTGTTCCCAAACGGCATCCCGCGAGCCTGGTTCACGAGGCGCGTCCATGGCTGAACTCTTGTCCGCCTTCCACTTCAGCGAACCGTCCTGGCTCTGGGCGCTACTGCTGTGCGTTCCGGTCGCAGCCTGGGTATTCCTTACCCGCCACCTTAGCCGTCCCAATGAACGGATAA
- a CDS encoding archease, whose product MSGESASAAAAVRRPAHWEHFPHGADIGVRGFGATREQAFEQAAMALTAVITDPELVHAGGSIGIACAAPDVELLLVDWLNALVYEMATRRWVFGRYCVSIRGGTLTAQAWGEPLDTARHQPAVEVKGATYTELRVSQAADGVWLAQCVVDV is encoded by the coding sequence ATGTCCGGGGAAAGCGCCAGTGCAGCCGCTGCCGTGCGTCGGCCCGCGCACTGGGAGCATTTTCCGCATGGCGCGGATATCGGCGTACGCGGATTCGGGGCGACCCGGGAACAGGCCTTCGAACAGGCGGCCATGGCACTGACCGCGGTCATCACCGACCCGGAGCTTGTTCATGCCGGCGGCAGCATCGGGATCGCCTGCGCGGCGCCCGATGTCGAGCTGCTGCTGGTGGACTGGCTCAATGCCCTGGTTTACGAAATGGCCACACGCCGCTGGGTGTTCGGACGCTACTGCGTCAGTATCCGCGGCGGGACGCTGACCGCGCAGGCCTGGGGTGAGCCCCTCGATACCGCGCGTCATCAGCCGGCGGTGGAAGTCAAGGGGGCAACCTATACCGAGTTGCGCGTGTCGCAGGCTGCTGATGGCGTCTGGCTTGCGCAGTGCGTGGTAGATGTATGA
- a CDS encoding DUF58 domain-containing protein has translation MSLHPQLDDLLELRHQARALGVAANHLVNSTFTGLYASVFRGTGLDFDEVREYREGDDIRNMDWLVTARTNTPHLKVFREERQRSVILCIDSGPHMSFGTRGTFKSIQAARTAALIGWAASKQHDRVGGVLFGNPATGLRYFRATPGRRGLWRLLRALTEPIERGDTDESQLIAALQHLDSGAATGSLIFVIAPINQVTVGLERILGSLKQRNDVVLLPVDDPADRELPAMGTIIFSNAAGELLEVDTDNAAGRAAFSEDWEQRREELQQLAYRLGLGLIPISTMDDVHRTLITGLQQYAGRR, from the coding sequence ATGAGCCTTCACCCGCAACTGGACGACCTGCTGGAACTCCGCCATCAGGCCCGCGCGCTGGGCGTTGCTGCCAACCACCTGGTCAATTCGACCTTCACCGGCCTGTATGCTTCGGTCTTCCGCGGCACCGGGCTCGACTTCGATGAAGTGCGCGAATACCGCGAGGGCGACGATATCCGCAACATGGACTGGCTGGTCACGGCCCGTACCAACACGCCGCACCTGAAGGTTTTCCGCGAGGAACGTCAGCGCAGCGTCATCCTCTGCATCGACTCCGGTCCGCACATGAGTTTCGGTACGCGCGGCACATTCAAATCCATCCAGGCGGCACGGACCGCAGCATTGATCGGCTGGGCGGCGAGCAAGCAGCATGACCGGGTCGGCGGCGTGCTCTTCGGCAATCCGGCAACCGGCCTGCGGTATTTCCGCGCCACCCCCGGCCGGCGCGGCCTGTGGCGCCTGCTGCGCGCACTGACCGAGCCCATCGAACGCGGCGACACGGACGAATCCCAGCTCATCGCCGCCCTGCAGCACCTCGACAGTGGCGCTGCCACCGGCTCGCTGATCTTCGTCATCGCGCCGATCAACCAGGTCACTGTCGGACTGGAACGCATCCTGGGCAGCCTCAAACAGCGTAACGACGTGGTGTTGCTGCCGGTGGACGACCCCGCCGACCGGGAACTTCCGGCGATGGGTACGATCATCTTTTCCAATGCCGCGGGCGAACTGCTGGAAGTCGACACGGACAACGCCGCCGGCCGCGCCGCCTTCAGCGAAGACTGGGAACAGCGACGCGAGGAATTGCAGCAACTGGCCTACCGGCTCGGACTGGGCCTGATACCGATCAGTACAATGGACGATGTACACCGCACACTCATTACCGGTCTGCAACAGTATGCGGGCAGGCGCTAG